The Microbulbifer sp. YPW1 genome contains the following window.
GCTTCTTGGTCAGGGGGCCGGTGTCTTCAATTTTGCCATCGGCAGTGGCCTTGATGACACCGCGGGGGCCGAACTTCTTGCGGAATTCGGGATCTTTCGGATAGTCGCGATTCTCCGGTTCCTCCTCCGCATTCAGGTGGTAGAGGTTGCCGAAGAATACGTCAAAGCCATGGTTGGTGGGGAGGTGTTCGTCACGGTCACCGAAGTGGTTTTTACCGAACTGACCGGTCGCGTAACCGAGGCTTTTCATTACCGCGGCAATGGTGACGTCACTTTCCTGCCAGCCTTCGGCAGCGCCAGGTAAGCCGACTTTTGTCATGCCTGTGCGAATGGGTACTGTGCCTCCCATAAAGGCCGCACGCCCGGCGGTGCAGGACTGTTGTCCGTAGTAATCGGTGAAAGAAACACCTTCTTTGGCGATACGATCTATATTGGGTGTCTGGTAGCCCATCATGCCACGATTGTTGTGACTTATGTTCCACATGCCTATATCGTCGCCCCAGATCACGAGGATATTTGGTTTATCCTGGGCTTGTGCGGCGCTATTGCCGAGACAAATTAGTGCTACGGAGGTGACCGCTATCGGCACTCGTAACATTCGTTTAAGGTAAGAGCGAACCATTTCTATCCTCCAGTGGGAATACAACAATGGATTTTTGGCTAGCAGTTTGATTGGCAAGACGTTACTGCTTGATGGTTGGGAACACAGTTTTCCAGTCGTTCTTCATGTCGATGACAACCCAGCCTTTCTTGCTGGCGTCGTCCAGTCCTTTATTAAGCTGGCCAACGTGCGAGTCGCGGTCGTATGCCCACTCGCGTTTGGCATCGGTGTGGTGAAGCAGCAGACCGAATCGCGGTCCGTCGCCTGCGGTGGTCCATTCCAGCATCTGGTAATCGCCATCCGAGTTGCCCGAGGCAAAAATAGGACGCTGACCGATGTACTGATGAATGCCTACCGGTTTACCTTCCTTGTCATCGACAAGATTGATCTCCGGCAATTTGATGATCACGGGTTTGCCGTCACGGGATTCGTACTTGGCCTTGAGGCTGGAGCCCACTACCTGATCCGGGGGAATCCCGTAGGTTTGCTCGGCAAAAACCCGCATGAAGTCCACACCGCCGCCGGAGACGATAAACGTCTTGAACCCGTTAGCACGCAGGTAGCCCAGCAATTCCAGCATCGGCTGATAGATCATTTCATTGTAGGGACGGTTGGTTTTCGGGTGGCGGGCGGTTTTCAGCCAGTCTGCCACATTGGCTTGGAATTCTTCCGCGGTCATATTGGCATGGGTTGCGGCGAGAATTTTCATCAGGCCCTCTTTGCCACTTGCCATGACCTGTTTTGTATCACCCTTCAGTATTGAGGCGAAGGGTTCCTGGGTTTTCCACTCGGGGTGCTCTGGAGCCATCTTCTTCACTTGATCCAGCGCATAGATCAATTGGAAGTAGACGGGCTGCTCCGACCACAAGTTGCCGTCGTTGTCGAAGGTGGCTATGCGTTGATTCTGCGGTACAAAGTCCGGCGAACCCTCGCGAGTCACTTTTTCCACGAAGTCGATGATAGTGGTTTTGGTTTTTCCTTCGTTCCACGATGGCAGCGGGTCGGCAGCGGCGGCGAGCATACAAAAAAGACTGAGTGCAATACCCAGCGTGATCTGAAGCTGGTAATGGTATTTTCGGGCTCGGACCTGTTGCGTCAACTGCATGGATACATCTCGCAGTGGTGTGTTCTGCCGGATCAGGCAGTTAAATCTACGTCTCTATACACTCTAGACGGCGTTTTTATGATTTGCCGCGCGCGCCGATAAATTTGTGATGGGTGTTATGTTGCTGTGCGGCGAATGGAAAGTCAGGGGTTCAATGGTGGCAGTGGCGTTTGCCGTAATCGGTGGGCCTCGGGTCTCAATGCCTCGACGGCTTGTATCAGTTGCTGCCAGGCGGCAGCCGCCGAGGCGTGAGCAGGGGTGTCGCCATATTGAACGGCGCCGAGGGCCAGCAGTGCCGGTTGCAGTGACTGTGCTGCCACCGGCGCGTGTTGACGGTACTTTCGCGCGGCCTGCAATGCAGCGGCGTAGTCCCGGGTGTTGCAGGCGGTATGCAGTCTTTGCCAGGCGGCGAGCCCGCTGGCCTCGGCCCGCCGGGCGCGCTCGCTCTGAAAGTGATGCACTCTTGGCACGCCCCAGCGCCAGAGTAACCAGAGCAAAAGCCCCGCGGCGGCGAACAGCAGCAGTTTTTGCCACAGGCTGGTCCCCGAGAGTGCGCCGGGGCCGCGGGCGTGTACCTTGATCGCCTCCACGGTGCTGGTTTTGATCTCGTCATCGTCCAGGTCGTACCAGCGCAGGGTTACCGCGGGCAGGGTACCGCGTACGCTGCCTTCGGCCACGTAGGTAATACGTTCGCTGCGGGTGCCGGTGATTTCATCGGTGCGGGCGTCGCTGGTGTCCGCGGCTTTGTGGGCGTCCGAGTAGGCCGCCAGTCCCTGCGGGGCGCGACTGTTCAGTAGTGGAGGAATCAACATCACCGTCGATCCCTCGATGGTGGCGGTCACACTGCGGGAAAAGGCATCGCCGGCGCGCAGGTTCTCCGGTTCCCCCTCGATGTTCTGCTGAAGCGTCAGATCGCGCGCGGCGATAAACGGTTTCAAATTCTCGGCGCCTTTCGGTGTCGCCACAGCGATGGGTAGCGGGGCAATGTCGAGCGTTGTCTGCAGGTCTTCAGCACCGTCGGGGTTTTTGTAAGTCACTTTGATTTTGCTCGCGGGCAGCTGGTAGTTGCCAGGTGCTAGCGGAACGATCTGGTACTCGCGGGTAACACCGGACCAGGTGTCGCCATCGATCACCTGGCTCACAGAAACCGTGGAGCGGCCGGGGAGTGATACGGAGAGGTTGGGTTGATCGAACTCGGGAAATAGCGGCGGTTGCGTCATCCACGTGGGCACCAGGATGGTGACCCTGAGGGCAATGGTCTCGCCGGGTACGCCCTGCGCGGTGGAGAGTTTGGTTTCGATTCTCGGCTGTGTATCCGTTTGTGCCGGCACCGTAGAGGCGGCAAACAGCAGTAGCAGTACGGTGAGGGCAAACGGTTTCATGGGTTTTGCTCACTGCCGGCGGCAGCCTCTGCCGCAAAGCGCTGCTTGAGGTATTCGCTGGTGCCGGTATCCAGAGTGGACATCCACTGGTCAGCGCTGACCGCTTCCTGTTTCTCCGGCGTTTGCTGTTGCTGGGACTCTTCTGGTGGTGCCTCTTCTGTCTCAAGGTCATCTTCGCTGTTGGCGGGCTGCAACTCCTCTTCTTCCTCGCCGCGGGATTCCTCCATGTAGGCGAGGATTTTTTTCGTTAATGCCAGGTTTTTTTCTGCCCCGGGAAATTCCGGATCCACTTGCAATACCTGCTGGAAGCCGGCGATGGCTCCTTCGTATTGCCCGGTTTTTGCCATGGCCATGGCGCGGGTGAACATGGCTTCCGGGGTGTCCAGTGGGGCGAGTACATTGGCGGCGTCTTCGAACTGCCCTGCCTGATACAGGGCGTAGCCCTCGTGGTAGGGATCTTCAAAGGCCATTGCGGCTCGCCGGTAATCCCTGTGCAGGCTGAACCACTGCCCCTGCTGATCCGGCGTGAGTAGCAGGCTCAAAAGGCCGGAGTGCTTGGTCTCAGGCGAGTTCGCTGACGTGTTCTGGGCGAGCGGCTTTTCGCTAAGCAAGGGAGTCAATAAACAGATGAGCGCGACGGCGCCGAGATGTGTGCTGCTGGGCTGGGGCAAATTGCAGCCGCGCCGAAACCACAGCAGGGCCAGCAGCGCCGCAGGCCACGCCAGCCACCAGCCGCGGTCTTCCCACTGCAGGTTCTCGTCTTGCGCCAGCGCCTGGCGGAAGGCACTGTCGAAATAGCGGTTGAGTGCCGTGATATCGCGTTTGTCCGCTGATACCCGTTCCACTTTTGCACCGCGCACCCGGGACAGGGCGCCGCCGGCGAGATTGCCCGGTGCCACCAGTAGAAAGCCCAATCCATTGTGGCTGTCCCGCTCATTCATTGCGGCGACGTCGCTCTCGGCGAGGCTGTCCAGCAAGAACAGAATGCTGCCGGGGGTTTGCTCCCGTTGCAGAATCTGCTCCGCCAGCTTGAGCGCGACAACCGGTGCATCGCCCGGTACCGGCATCACATCTGGAACCAGCCCTTCGAGATAGGGTTTCAGTAACGCCTGATCGTCCGTCAAGGGCACCACGCGGTGGGCGCTGCCGGCGTAGGCCACGAGCGCCGTAGGGGCGCCGTCGCGTGTGGCGAGCAGGTCGAGTACTTTCTGTTTGGCGCGCTCGAGCCGGGTCGGGGGTACATCCTTTTTCTGCATGGTGTCACTGACTTTCAGTACCACCACCAGTGGTGCGGTTTTTGTCATCAGTGGATTGGGTTGGCGCGTCCAGCTGGGGCCCGCGGTGCCGATGGCGAGCAGTACCAGCAGCAATCCGGTCACGTCGATGGGACGCAGCCGGCGCCGGTGCTGCTCGCCCACAGTGAGTGCGCGAGCCAGGTGTGGGGCTATGCCAGCTTCTCTGTCCTTATCCCTGTGTAGGTCACTGCGCAGCCACCACCAGAGGCACAGGATCAGCGGCAGTAACAGCAGCCACAGGGGGCGCAGAAAGTGCAATTGGGAAATGTCGGCCAGCAGCGCGTTCATGTGGTGGGCCTACGCAGGGTGGCTGCGCGCCAACCCTTATCGGGCAGCAGGCGCGCGGCGAGAGAAAACAGTCCCAGCAGCAGTGCCAGCCCCAGTGGCCAGTGGGCCAGGGAATGGCGCGGGCGATAGGTTTCGCTGTCTACCATTTTCGGTGCCAGGGCATCGATCTGCTTGTAGACCGCGGCCAGGGCGTTTTCATCGTTGGCGAAAAAGAACTGGCCGCCGGTGCGCCGGGCGATGGCTTGCAGCGTTTCCACGTCCACGCGGTTTTCTTTGTCCTCGCTTTGCGGGTCACCCACGCCGATGGTGAGGATTTTTACCTGGCGCTGGGCGGCAATGGCGGCGGCGTTGACCGGGCTCATGCTGCTGGCGGTATCACTGCCATCGCTCAGCAGGATCAGCAGGCGCTGTTCCACTTCACTGGTTTCAAACTGGCGGATGGCGAGGCCGATGGCGTCGCCGAGGGCAGTGTGGGGGCCGGCCATGCCCACGTCGGTTTGCTGCATCAGTTCCAGCACCGTATCGAGGTCGGTGGTGAGCGGTGCCTGCACAAAGGCTTTGGAGCCAAACACAATCAGCGCCACCCGCTCGCCCTCGCGCCCCTCGAGAAACGGTTCCAGTACGGATTTCACCCCAGCCAGTCGCTCAATCTTGTCGCCGTTGCCGGTGGCGAAATCTGCCTGCTCCATGGAACCGGAAATATCCACCGCCAGAATCAGGTCCCGTGCCGGCTTCTGCAGAGTGACCGCATCCCCCTGGTATTCCGGTCGCGCCAGTGCGGTGACGATGAGGCTCCACACCAGTGCGCCGAGCAACCACTGCCACCAGTGCCGTGCAAGTACCACGGCGCCGGCGCCCGGGGTAACGCCCATGGCCTCTACCAGACGCTGGAAAAAGGGTACCCGAACTGCGCGCACCCGTTCCCGGTGCGCCGGAGCCAGCCACCAAACCAGTAGCGGAAGCGGCAATAGAAGGAAGGCGAGAGGGGCGGCGAAGTCGATCATGCACTGGCTCCGTGCGAATGATCGCCCGTGGTCATTTGCCCACGGAAATGTTTTTGTGGGTGCGGCTCGCTTTTATGTTGGCGAATCCACACCTTTGCCTCGTCTGCCAATTCGGCGACGGTGGTTGATGCGATTTTCTGGTAGGGCGCCAGCAACAGTAATTGCCCCGCCTCACCCTGGAAACCATTCCCCGGATAATGCCGGTTAAGAAATTCGAGCCAGCGTGCGCCGGTAAGCCCGGCAACCTGTTGGCGTGGATATGCAGCGAGGGCGGTGCGGCGCAGTATTTCGGCAATCTGTGCGGGGTCATCTGCAATCCGGCCGAGTTCTGCCTCGGCGGCGCGACGGTAGGCGTTGGCGCGGTAACGCCTGAGCCAACGCCATGCCAGATAGAGCAGACCGGCCAGCAGTAAAAATGCCAGGCCCTGCGCCAGCGGTGTTGCCGGCCACAGGGAGATAGCGGCGGGTTCTGGCGGCGGTACCAGCTGGGCGAGCATATCCGGCAGGGTTTCCTCGCTGGCAGCGGGGTTGGTGTTGGCTGCCGGCGGCTGCGCGGTATTCTCGTTTGGGGGCGGTGTATGTTGCTGCATACCGGTCATCGCTCCCGGCTGTTTGCTGGCGGTGCAATACCTAACAAGCGCTGCATTTGCGGCAGGGTATCTTCGGCGGTGCTGAGCTGCGCCACCGGCAGGCCGTAACGTTTGTGCCAGCGGTCGATGATCGCCCGGCGTTTCCGGTTGAATTGCCCCAGCGCATTGGCGGTATCGCTGCTGCGGGTATCGAGAGTGGCCTGCCGATCGCCGTCGGAAATGGCGCTTACCAGATCCGGAGGTACCGTCTCGCCGGAGGGGTCGACCACCGGCACCAGAATTACATCGTTGTGCCGCGCGATACCGCTTAACAGGCGCTCGCTGGCGGGGCCCACCACATCGAAGTCGCTGATCAACAGTACCAGGTGATCGCGGCGCGCAATATTCGCAACGGCCTGCAGTACCTTGTCTAGAGAGGTTGGCTCCGCCACCGGTGCGTCGGCGTGGAGTGTCTGATTGGCATCGGCGATTTCCGCAAGAAACCGGGTCAGGGCGCGGCGGTTGCGCTTGGGGCGCTGGCTGATGACCGCCGTGTCGGTGACGACGATGCCGCCCACGCGATCGTCCTGGTCGAGAATGGCGAATGCTGCCAGCGTGGCGGCCTCGGCGGCGGTGACCGATTTCATTGCGTGCCGGGTGCCGAAGAACATGGACATACGCTGGTCCACCACGATCAGCGCCGGGCGATCGCGTTCCTCGGTGTAAACACGTACATGGGGTTCGCCGGTGCGTGCCGTCACCTTCCAGTCGATTGCGCGCACGTCGTCCGAGGGCCAGTACTCGCGCAACTCCTCAAAATTAAGCCCGCGTCCGCGCAGGTGGGAGCTGTGGCGCCCGGCAAGCACGCTGCGGGCGGGTTGGCGCGGCAGCAGGTTCAGGGTCTGTGCGGGACCCTCTAAAGACTGCAGGTGCGCCAGGTCCACGTGAATACGCGGGTCCTTGGCCGTCTCCGGCGCGGCAACGGTGGCGACACCGGCGCGGCTGCGATTGCGGTTGCGAATCTGGAAGTGGAACATGGGCGGCCGCCTCGTGCGGGGCTAGGGCAGGGCGACGACGTTCAGCAGCGTGTCGATCACCCGATCGGCACTGATGCCTTCCCCCTGGGCTTCAAAACTGAGCCCCAGGCGGTGGCGCAGGCAGTCGTGAATCACGGCATGAATATCCTGCGGGTCCACGTAATCGCGGCCCTCGAGCCAGGCGTTGGTACGCCCGGCCTTGTCCAGTGCGATGGAGCCCCGCGGGCTGGCACCGATTTCGATCCAGCGCGCCAGTTCTTCCGACAGCTTGGCCGGATGGCGGCTGGCTTCAACCAGATCTGCCATATAGCGCGCCATGGCATCCGACACATGAATGGCGGCGATTTCCCGGCGTGCATCGAACACCGCCTGTTGCGGAATAACGTCAGCCGGCTGCCGGGGTTCTGCCGCATTGCCCTCTGCGCTGGCTTCCGATTCACGTTTGGCTGCGGCAATTTCCTCGCTGCGCACCAGTTCGATTACCTGCACTTCATCTTCTACCGGCGGGTAGGTGATCAGCACGTGCATCAGAAACCGGTCCATCTGTGCTTCCGGCAGCGGATAGGTGCCTTCCTGCTCAATGGGATTCTGGGTGGCCATCACCATAAACAGGGGTGGCATCTTGTGGGTTTTGCCGGCTACGGTGACCTGGCGCTCCTCCATGGCTTCGAGTAACGCGGACTGCACCTTGGCGGGTGCGCGGTTGATTTCGTCGGCGAGCACGATATTGGCGAAGATTGGACCGGGGTGAAAACGAAACTCAGACTTCTGTTCATCGCGGTAGAGCATATCGGTGCCGGTGACATCCGCCGGCAGCAGGTCGGGTGTGAACTGGATGCGGCTGAAATCCGCCTCCAGGTTTTTCGCCAGTGCCTTGATGGCTCGTGTTTTGGCGAGCCCGGGCAGCCCTTCCACCAGCAGGTTGCCGTTGGCCAACAGGCCGATAATCAGGCGCCGGATCACATCCCGCTGGCCCACAATGGCGCGGCCCATGCCTTCTTCCAGCGTTGCAATCTGTTCCCTTGCTGACATGGCGCATCCTTCTTCAGCCACTGATACTGCGTCCCTCATTAACGCTAGCAGATCGCAGGCGGAGGAAGTGGACGCAAGAAGCTATACTGGGTGCCAATTAAAAGTATAAAACCGGAGGCAAGATGCGCACGCCGATCATCCTTTTGCTCGCTGCCCTGCTGGTTGGCGGGTGCAGTGAAACCGTGGACGAGAAGGGCGCAGAAACTACAAAAAGTTCAAGCCCGCCGCTGCGTGCGCAAGCGGATCGCGCATCAGCGATGGACGCGGTGGTTGCAGTAAAAGGGCATTCCGGCAAGGCGCCTGGCGCGGATGGCAACACCGACTATGTAGGGGCGGAAGCCTGCGCCGGCTGCCACCAGCAGGCGTTCGCCGACTGGCAAAAATCCCACCACGATCTGGCAATGAAAGCGCCAACGGCGGAAACCGTGGTGGGCAATTTCGATAACGCGAAATTCGACTATTTCGGCACCGAGTCCACCTTCTATCAGCGGGACGGCCAGTATTTTGTGCAAACGGACAATGCGGAAGGCGAGCTGCAGGAATTTCCTGTCGCCTACACCTTTGGTATTTACCCGCTGCAGCAGTACCTGATTGAATTGCCCGGCGGCCGTCTGCAGGCCCTGAGTGTTTCCTGGGATTCCCGCTCCAAAGAAGAGGGCGGGCAGCGCTGGTTCCACCTGTACCCGGACGAGGAAATCAAACCTGGTGATCCCCTGCACTGGACCGGAATCAATCAGAACTGGAACTTCCAGTGTGCGGATTGTCATTCCACCAACCTGCACAAGAATTACGACCCGGCATCGCAAACCTTTTCTACCGAGTGGTCCGAGATCAATGTTGGCTGTGAGTCTTGCCACGGGCCAGGGCAGAAGCATCTGGACTGGGCGGCTCAACCGGAAGATCAACGGGCAGCCGATGCCAACCAGGGCTTTGCGATCCGTTTTGATGGCCGCCGTCAGGCGCGCTGGGCTATGGATGGCAAGACGGGAATAGCGCACATCCAGAACGAGGTGCAGACCCAGCAGGAAATCCCGGTGTGTGCCCAGTGTCATTCCCGTCGCGGCACCCAGCATCCCGGTGTCAGGCCCGATGATGATTATCTGGATTTCTTCCATCCCGCTCTACTGAGCGACGGCCTGTATCATGCTGATGGTCAGATCAACGATGAAGTCTATGTGTGGGGCTCATTCCTGCAGAGCAAGATGCACACCGCAGGCGTTACCTGCAGCAATTGTCACAACCCACACAGCCTGGAATTGCGCGCGCAGGGTAACGATGTATGTGCCCAGTGCCATCTTCCGACAAAGTTCGATACGGCAGAGCATCACTTCCACCCGGCGGACAGCGAAGGCGCCCAGTGTGTGAGCTGCCATATGCCAGACAAGGTGTACATGCAGGTGGATGCGCGCCGCGATCACAGCTTCCGCGTGCCGCGCCCGGACCTGAGCGACACTATCGGCTCCCCCAATGCGTGCATCGGGTGTCACACGGACCAGTCCAATGCCTGGGCGGCGGCGATTCTTGAGAAAAAGTTCGGCGAACCTGATCCCCATTACGGGGAGGCGCTTTATGCCGGGCGCATGGGCGCGGCGGATGCGGAGAGCCAGTTACTGAAGCTGGTGATGGACGACAAGCAGCCGGAAATTGTGCGCGCCACCGCGGTATCCATGTTGCCGCGCTATCTGTCTCAGACCAGTGCGCAGGTTCTGCAGGTCATTGCCCAGGGTGACGACGCGCTCCAGCACCTCGGCCTGGCGCAGTCCCTTGATCAGGTGCCGCAGCAGGTACGCCCGGCGCTGGCGATCCCGTTGTTATATGAAGATGAGCGGGTAACCGCATCCCTTGCGGCCAGTGCCATGGCGGGGGCGCCGCTCAGCCAGTACCCGGAAGAAGTGCGCAAGCGTTATGCAAAGGCGCTGTCAGACTATGTGACTACTGCGGAATTCAACAGTGATCGTCCGGAAAGTCTTGTCAATCTGGCGTCTTTGCGAGGCCGTGAGGGAAATCTTCCTGAGGCTGAGCGGTTGCTGAAGCAGGCGGTGGAACGTGCTCCGTATTTCACCCCCGGCGTGATTAACCTGGCGGACCTGTATCGGGCAAGCGCTCGTGAGGCGGATAGCGAGGCATTGCTGCGCGACGCCTTGAGCAATACCTTCGACAAGGCACCGATCCAGCATACGTTGGGCCTGGGCCTGGTCCGACAGAAGAGAATGACGGAGGCGCTTGAAATGTTGCGGGCCTCTGCGCACAGTAATTCTGCGACACCACGCTACATCTATGTGTATGCAATTGCGCTCAATTCACAGGGCAAGCCTGATCAGGCGATCGATGAACTGGAGCGAGGGTTGACACAATTTCCCGGTGATCGCCAGATTCTTTCAGCCCTGGTATCGATTCACCGTGAGCAGGGGAATGCGGCACTGGCGCAAAAATATCAGCAGCAACTGCAATAGTTTCCAGGGTGGAAATAAAAGAGCGCGGTAGTTGCCGCGCTCTTTTTTGTCTGGAAAAGCTGGATAGGAGGGAGTTCTACCGGCTTTCGTTTACCTGCATGGCCGCTTCAATGGCCTTGTTGATATTCAGCGAGGCGGACTTCTGGCGCGGTGGGAATTCCTTGAAGGTTTCCAGGT
Protein-coding sequences here:
- a CDS encoding HAD family phosphatase, which translates into the protein MQLTQQVRARKYHYQLQITLGIALSLFCMLAAAADPLPSWNEGKTKTTIIDFVEKVTREGSPDFVPQNQRIATFDNDGNLWSEQPVYFQLIYALDQVKKMAPEHPEWKTQEPFASILKGDTKQVMASGKEGLMKILAATHANMTAEEFQANVADWLKTARHPKTNRPYNEMIYQPMLELLGYLRANGFKTFIVSGGGVDFMRVFAEQTYGIPPDQVVGSSLKAKYESRDGKPVIIKLPEINLVDDKEGKPVGIHQYIGQRPIFASGNSDGDYQMLEWTTAGDGPRFGLLLHHTDAKREWAYDRDSHVGQLNKGLDDASKKGWVVIDMKNDWKTVFPTIKQ
- a CDS encoding BatD family protein, translating into MKPFALTVLLLLFAASTVPAQTDTQPRIETKLSTAQGVPGETIALRVTILVPTWMTQPPLFPEFDQPNLSVSLPGRSTVSVSQVIDGDTWSGVTREYQIVPLAPGNYQLPASKIKVTYKNPDGAEDLQTTLDIAPLPIAVATPKGAENLKPFIAARDLTLQQNIEGEPENLRAGDAFSRSVTATIEGSTVMLIPPLLNSRAPQGLAAYSDAHKAADTSDARTDEITGTRSERITYVAEGSVRGTLPAVTLRWYDLDDDEIKTSTVEAIKVHARGPGALSGTSLWQKLLLFAAAGLLLWLLWRWGVPRVHHFQSERARRAEASGLAAWQRLHTACNTRDYAAALQAARKYRQHAPVAAQSLQPALLALGAVQYGDTPAHASAAAAWQQLIQAVEALRPEAHRLRQTPLPPLNP
- a CDS encoding VWA domain-containing protein, with product MNALLADISQLHFLRPLWLLLLPLILCLWWWLRSDLHRDKDREAGIAPHLARALTVGEQHRRRLRPIDVTGLLLVLLAIGTAGPSWTRQPNPLMTKTAPLVVVLKVSDTMQKKDVPPTRLERAKQKVLDLLATRDGAPTALVAYAGSAHRVVPLTDDQALLKPYLEGLVPDVMPVPGDAPVVALKLAEQILQREQTPGSILFLLDSLAESDVAAMNERDSHNGLGFLLVAPGNLAGGALSRVRGAKVERVSADKRDITALNRYFDSAFRQALAQDENLQWEDRGWWLAWPAALLALLWFRRGCNLPQPSSTHLGAVALICLLTPLLSEKPLAQNTSANSPETKHSGLLSLLLTPDQQGQWFSLHRDYRRAAMAFEDPYHEGYALYQAGQFEDAANVLAPLDTPEAMFTRAMAMAKTGQYEGAIAGFQQVLQVDPEFPGAEKNLALTKKILAYMEESRGEEEEELQPANSEDDLETEEAPPEESQQQQTPEKQEAVSADQWMSTLDTGTSEYLKQRFAAEAAAGSEQNP
- a CDS encoding VWA domain-containing protein, producing the protein MIDFAAPLAFLLLPLPLLVWWLAPAHRERVRAVRVPFFQRLVEAMGVTPGAGAVVLARHWWQWLLGALVWSLIVTALARPEYQGDAVTLQKPARDLILAVDISGSMEQADFATGNGDKIERLAGVKSVLEPFLEGREGERVALIVFGSKAFVQAPLTTDLDTVLELMQQTDVGMAGPHTALGDAIGLAIRQFETSEVEQRLLILLSDGSDTASSMSPVNAAAIAAQRQVKILTIGVGDPQSEDKENRVDVETLQAIARRTGGQFFFANDENALAAVYKQIDALAPKMVDSETYRPRHSLAHWPLGLALLLGLFSLAARLLPDKGWRAATLRRPTT
- a CDS encoding DUF4381 domain-containing protein, which produces MQQHTPPPNENTAQPPAANTNPAASEETLPDMLAQLVPPPEPAAISLWPATPLAQGLAFLLLAGLLYLAWRWLRRYRANAYRRAAEAELGRIADDPAQIAEILRRTALAAYPRQQVAGLTGARWLEFLNRHYPGNGFQGEAGQLLLLAPYQKIASTTVAELADEAKVWIRQHKSEPHPQKHFRGQMTTGDHSHGASA
- a CDS encoding DUF58 domain-containing protein, with the protein product MFHFQIRNRNRSRAGVATVAAPETAKDPRIHVDLAHLQSLEGPAQTLNLLPRQPARSVLAGRHSSHLRGRGLNFEELREYWPSDDVRAIDWKVTARTGEPHVRVYTEERDRPALIVVDQRMSMFFGTRHAMKSVTAAEAATLAAFAILDQDDRVGGIVVTDTAVISQRPKRNRRALTRFLAEIADANQTLHADAPVAEPTSLDKVLQAVANIARRDHLVLLISDFDVVGPASERLLSGIARHNDVILVPVVDPSGETVPPDLVSAISDGDRQATLDTRSSDTANALGQFNRKRRAIIDRWHKRYGLPVAQLSTAEDTLPQMQRLLGIAPPANSRER
- a CDS encoding MoxR family ATPase; the protein is MSAREQIATLEEGMGRAIVGQRDVIRRLIIGLLANGNLLVEGLPGLAKTRAIKALAKNLEADFSRIQFTPDLLPADVTGTDMLYRDEQKSEFRFHPGPIFANIVLADEINRAPAKVQSALLEAMEERQVTVAGKTHKMPPLFMVMATQNPIEQEGTYPLPEAQMDRFLMHVLITYPPVEDEVQVIELVRSEEIAAAKRESEASAEGNAAEPRQPADVIPQQAVFDARREIAAIHVSDAMARYMADLVEASRHPAKLSEELARWIEIGASPRGSIALDKAGRTNAWLEGRDYVDPQDIHAVIHDCLRHRLGLSFEAQGEGISADRVIDTLLNVVALP
- a CDS encoding multiheme c-type cytochrome, with amino-acid sequence MRTPIILLLAALLVGGCSETVDEKGAETTKSSSPPLRAQADRASAMDAVVAVKGHSGKAPGADGNTDYVGAEACAGCHQQAFADWQKSHHDLAMKAPTAETVVGNFDNAKFDYFGTESTFYQRDGQYFVQTDNAEGELQEFPVAYTFGIYPLQQYLIELPGGRLQALSVSWDSRSKEEGGQRWFHLYPDEEIKPGDPLHWTGINQNWNFQCADCHSTNLHKNYDPASQTFSTEWSEINVGCESCHGPGQKHLDWAAQPEDQRAADANQGFAIRFDGRRQARWAMDGKTGIAHIQNEVQTQQEIPVCAQCHSRRGTQHPGVRPDDDYLDFFHPALLSDGLYHADGQINDEVYVWGSFLQSKMHTAGVTCSNCHNPHSLELRAQGNDVCAQCHLPTKFDTAEHHFHPADSEGAQCVSCHMPDKVYMQVDARRDHSFRVPRPDLSDTIGSPNACIGCHTDQSNAWAAAILEKKFGEPDPHYGEALYAGRMGAADAESQLLKLVMDDKQPEIVRATAVSMLPRYLSQTSAQVLQVIAQGDDALQHLGLAQSLDQVPQQVRPALAIPLLYEDERVTASLAASAMAGAPLSQYPEEVRKRYAKALSDYVTTAEFNSDRPESLVNLASLRGREGNLPEAERLLKQAVERAPYFTPGVINLADLYRASAREADSEALLRDALSNTFDKAPIQHTLGLGLVRQKRMTEALEMLRASAHSNSATPRYIYVYAIALNSQGKPDQAIDELERGLTQFPGDRQILSALVSIHREQGNAALAQKYQQQLQ